One region of Nothobranchius furzeri strain GRZ-AD chromosome 16, NfurGRZ-RIMD1, whole genome shotgun sequence genomic DNA includes:
- the LOC107387430 gene encoding desmoglein-2.1: MMVPRSLNWIVLLVFVLQLVAAVGANPGNSPVRKKRDWILPPKILRENQDYTKELSIARVRSDFDYGENVVYSLRGIGADKPPFHLFVVNPANGNVRVTDVLDREKIDLYVLSGYATYKNGTEAEKKIDVRIKVEDENDNPPVFGKIPACMVKERSPKGTVAMTLNATDADEKNNVNSKIAYSLISQQPSQGVFNVNKDGAIYIQNAVLDRETIDQYILTVMAKDLYGEPGGHEATATVTINIGDVNDNLPTLEKDEYEGNIMENQFGVEVMRFKTEDLDQQGTENWEVVFELVQGNEAGYFSIKTDPKTNEGILILEKPVDYEKLKDLDLGVAVRNKAQFYDGSDLSNVADVNFGGEGGGAGGGAGGAGGAGGAGGGAGAGGAGGGAGAGGAGGGAGGAGGAGAASGAGGAGGPGGAGGPSGATGATGANGGPGRSPSGVKTYPIKINVKNQPEGPHFEPKVKAILVPKEDSAIDLTKPIAYYPALDGDTGKPAENVMYAKGSDPDNWFSIDSNTAAIKLNKVPDRESPFLVNGTYIAEILSITNDIPTKTATGTIAIQVEDFNDRCPRLTSQSQTMCTDQNMVIVTAEDGDAFPNGPPFHFSIAPEGTEGAWYLEHLNETSVIARTGKAMMPGSYKLRLLVRDQQGKACPTPQKLTVKVCSCGEDGSCRKEEPGIIRGQVNKRAKLGPAAIGFLFLALLLLLLIPILLLACNCNSSKPFIDLPFDPKTHLINYQTEGRGLLDLDGVFKPNPVQKLLTSKQELVESQYDSFTNVNNLGARQEYNYRDGNDRIEQWGLIKESEQEQIMNLSGSGTYHMAQRRESGGHSLGHSLSDNILKDIFNNKVNNLYYEADDTCQVHSYEDCESVPGSLSSDSLLGCDNDLQFLDNLGLKFKTLAEICGGGTVLNDVNQVVTSLPNASVPKIQTSQSHLVSHQQPSHPSTLLPTNLQTERKMVRETAEQSQMMEENMAMVKEEMGSANLGMRSQSQMLLAQQQQQQPIYYTTTPVLQPMHYVVQPSLQNAVIMAEAPATNLQDMLLVTGPETIPSQSVFVQGQPLMSSPPVHGFSTVLMDNSGNHGNTINLVNAGNLSGTQTMMVIGSKAPDGSVKMFNGSQAGFIQEGLLMTRDVSGSQQFLMVEDPANIQQQIKEGGCVFQKREILASDIVQGSKKGTSTASENSKSSTTVKTTSTIRNTAAKKTRDMA, encoded by the exons CTACAGCTTGTTGCTGCCGTGGGGGCAAATCCTGGAAACAGTCCAGTCAGGAAAAAAAGAGACTGGATTCTCCCTCCAAAGATTCTGAGAGAAAATCAAGATTACACAAAAGAGCTGTCAATCGCCAGG GTCCGATCAGACTTTGATTATGGGGAAAATGTTGTGTACTCCCTCAGAGGTATAGGTGCAGACAAACCTCCCTTCCATTTGTTTGTAGTCAATCCTGCGAATGGAAACGTTCGAGTGACAGATGTCCTCGACAGGGAGAAGATCGACTTGTATGTG ctgtcaGGCTACGCTACATATAAAAATGGCACAGAAGCAGAGAAAAAAATTGATGTTCGAATCAAAGTTGAAGATGAGAATGACAATCCTCCAGTATTTGGAAAGATTCCTGCTTGTATGGTAAAAGAACGCAGTCCCAAAG GGACTGTTGCTATGACACTCAATGCCACCGATGCTGATGAAAAAAACAACGTGAATTCTAAAATTGCCTACTCTCTCATATCTCAGCAACCATCTCAAGGCGTTTTTAATGTAAACAAGGATGGTGCCATCTACATCCAAAACGCCGTGCTGGATAGAGAG ACAATAGACCAGTACATTCTGACTGTGATGGCTAAGGACTTGTACGGTGAGCCAGGTGGACACGAAGCAACAGCCACAGTCACCATTAATATAGGAGATGTAAACGACAATCTTCCAACTCTGGAAAAGGATGAG TATGAGGGAAACATCATGGAAAACCAGTTTGGTGTGGAAGTGATGAGGTTCAAAACGGAGGACTTGGACCAGCAGGGGACAGAAAACTGGGAGGTTGTTTTTGAACTTGTCCAAGGCAACGAGGCGGGGTATTTTAGCATAAAAACAGACCCCAAGACCAATGAAGGCATCCTTATACTTGAAAAG CCTGTGGATTATGAGAAGCTGAAGGACCTTGATTTGGGTGTGGCAGTGAGGAACAAGGCTCAATTTTATGACGGATCTGACTTAAGCAATGTAGCTGATGTTAATTTTGGAGGGGAAGGAGGTGGTGCTGGTGGTGGTGCCGGTGGTGCTGGTGGTGCCGGTGGTGCTGGTGGTGGTGCCGGTGCCGGTGGTGCTGGTGGTGGTGCCGGTGCCGGTGGTGCTGGTGGTGGTGCCGGTGGTGCTGGTGGTGCTGGTGCTGCCAGTGGTGCCGGTGGTGCTGGAGGTCCTGGTGGGGCTGGTGGTCCAAGTGGTGCCACTGGTGCTACTGGTGCTAATGGAGGACCTGGAAGATCACCAAGTGGAGTAAAAACTTATcccattaaaatcaatgtgaaaAATCAGCCGGAGGGACCACATTTTGAACCCAAAGTTAAAGCCATTTTAGTCCCCAAAGAAGACAGCGCCATTGACTTAACAAAACCCATTGCCTATTACCCTGCCCTCGATGGGGACACTGGAAAACCCGCTGAGAACGTCAT GTATGCCAAGGGCTCGGACCCTGACAACTGGTTTTCCATTGACTCAAACACAGCAGCCATCAAACTCAACAAGGTGCCTGACAGAGAATCTCCATTCCTCGTCAATGGAACATATATTGCTGAAATTCTCTCCATTACAAATG ACATACCAACTAAAACAGCTACTGGCACTATAGCCATCCAGGTGGAAGATTTTAATGACCGTTGCCCTAGACTGACCAGCCAAAGCCAGACGATGTGCACCGACCAAAATATGGTTATTGTTACTGCTGAAGACGGGGATGCATTCCCTAACGGACCTCCTTTTCACTTTAGTATTGCCCCTGAGGGGACTGAAGGAGCGTGGTATTTGGAACACCTCaatg AGACTTCAGTTATTGCAAGGACTGGAAAGGCTATGATGCCTGGTTCATACAAGTTACGACTTTTGGTGAGGGATCAGCAGGGAAAAGCTTGTCCAACGCCACAGAAACTGACCGTCAAAGTTTGTTCATGTGGAGAAGATGGTTCATGTAGAAAGGAAGAACCTGGAATAATCAGGGGTCAGGTGAACAAAAGGGCAAAATTAGGACCTGCAGCCATTGGATTTCTGTTTCTGGCCTTGTTACTATTACTGC TCATTCCGATATTGTTGCTAGCGTGCAACTGTAACTCCAGCAAGCCTTTTATTGACCTACCTTTCGACCCTAAGACGCATCTCATTAATTACCAAACTGAGGGCCGAGGACTTCTG GACTTGGATGGTGTGTTCAAACCCAACCCAGTTCAGAAACTCTTGACAAGTAAACAAGAACTGGTAGAATCTCAGTATGACAGTTTCACGAATGTGAACAATTTGGGCGCACGACAAGAGTATAACTACAGAGACGGTAACGACAGAATAGAACAGTGGGGCCTCATTAAAGAGTCAGAACAAGAACAAATCATGAACCTATCAGGAAGTGGCACATACCATATGGCTCAAAGAAGAGAATCAGGGGGCCATTCACTGGGTCATTCTCTGTCAGACAACATTTTGAAGGACATCTTCAACAAT AAAGTCAACAACTTATACTATGAGGCTGACGACACTTGTCAGGTGCATTCCTATGAGGATTGTGAATCCGTTCCTGGCTCCCTTAGCAGTGACAGCTTACTTGGTTGTGACAACGACTTGCAGTTCCTGGACAATCTTGGACTGAAGTTCAAGACTCTTGCTGAGATATGTGGAGGTGGCACGGTCTTGAATGATGTGAACCAAGTGGTCACTTCTCTGCCTAATGCTTCAGTACCTAAGATCCAAACATCACAATCCCATTTGGTAAGTCATCAGCAGCCATCCCATCCATCAACACTGCTGCCAACCAACCTCCAAACAGAACGCAAAATGGTGAGAGAAACAGCTGAGCAATCTCAAATGATGGAGGAAAACATGGCCATGGTGAAGGAGGAAATGGGCTCTGCAAATTTAGGGATGAGATCTCAAAGTCAAATGCTCCTtgcacaacagcagcagcagcagcctatcTACTACACCACCACACCTGTTCTGCAGCCCATGCACTATGTTGTTCAGCCATCCTTGCAGAACGCTGTGATAATGGCGGAGGCACCTGCCACCAACCTTCAAGACATGCTGCTGGTTACTGGCCCTGAAACTATACCTTCCCAAAGTGTCTTTGTTCAAGGCCAGCCACTGATGTCCAGTCCACCGGTCCATGGCTTTAGTACAGTGCTAATGGACAACAGTGGGAATCATGGAAACACCATCAACTTGGTAAATGCTGGAAACCTGTCTGGGACCCAAACTATGATGGTCATTGGCAGTAAGGCCCCAGATGGTTCAGTAAAAATGTTTAATGGGAGCCAGGCTGGCTTCATTCAAGAAGGACTGCTAATGACAAGAGATGTATCAGGATCCCAACAATTCCTGATGGTTGAAGATCCAGCAAATATACAGCAACAGATTAAAGAGGGAGGGTGTGTCTTCCAGAAGAGGGAAATTCTTGCGTCAGACATAGTTCAAGGCAGCAAAAAGGGCACATCCACTGCATCTGAGAACAGCAAGTCTTCCACCACTGTAAAGACTACATCCACCATTCGTAACACGGCAGCGAAGAAGACAAGAGATATGGCCTGA